One Olsenella sp. oral taxon 807 DNA segment encodes these proteins:
- a CDS encoding TIGR00730 family Rossman fold protein: protein MHDNDNTLGSADAPGPNPTAPLGPTFRSGSVLLRGKMIPHSSAGANLLATGEDTDWLHGDPWRVLRIQSEFVDGFNALAKLGPAVSIYGSARTRQDDPLFGLARRTASLIAKKGAAIITGGGPGIMEAANQGASERGGISVGLGIELPFEEAVNRWVNLGMTFRYFFVRKTMFVKYSQGAVFFPGGFGTMDEMFELLTLVQTGKSPSIPIVLFGRDYWRGLTDWIDGSMLASGNISKGDNSTVTVTDDPDEAAKIATSNIIDR from the coding sequence ATGCACGATAATGACAACACCTTGGGTAGCGCAGACGCCCCTGGCCCCAACCCAACAGCTCCCCTCGGTCCCACCTTCAGGAGCGGGTCCGTGCTACTCCGTGGCAAGATGATCCCCCACTCAAGCGCGGGCGCAAACCTCCTTGCCACGGGCGAGGACACTGACTGGCTGCATGGTGATCCGTGGCGGGTGCTCCGCATACAGTCTGAGTTCGTGGACGGCTTCAACGCCCTCGCCAAGCTGGGGCCGGCCGTCTCTATCTATGGGTCGGCACGCACGAGGCAGGATGACCCCCTCTTTGGACTCGCTCGTCGTACGGCCAGCCTCATCGCAAAGAAGGGCGCCGCCATCATCACCGGGGGCGGCCCCGGCATCATGGAGGCAGCTAACCAGGGAGCGTCCGAGCGCGGCGGCATCTCGGTCGGCCTTGGCATCGAGCTCCCCTTCGAGGAGGCCGTCAACCGCTGGGTAAACCTCGGCATGACCTTCCGCTACTTCTTCGTACGCAAGACGATGTTCGTCAAGTACTCTCAAGGCGCCGTCTTCTTCCCCGGGGGATTCGGCACGATGGACGAGATGTTCGAGCTTCTCACCCTCGTGCAGACGGGAAAGTCCCCCTCGATCCCCATCGTCCTCTTTGGAAGGGACTATTGGCGCGGCCTCACCGATTGGATCGACGGCTCCATGCTCGCGAGCGGTAACATATCCAAGGGAGACAACTCGACAGTCACCGTCACCGACGACCCGGACGAGGCCGCTAAGATCGCGACGAGCAACATCATCGACAGGTGA
- a CDS encoding spermidine synthase translates to MSRGTRHDGLWDKFVSTLGQLAPFGRSRIERVVVRYPETLFGQVEIVDTKSRGRRPIRILKVDGSWQSATFLDDAWSELVFPYHLLYNTALARVHPTSILMLGGGGYSYPKYLLCHLDDVRVDVVEADPLILDIARRHFYLDRVEQLAQQGNGASRLRSLVCDARDFLELGAPDDPDVCYDLILNDCFAAERPVASLMTIEASQLIHRHLAQGGAYLVNVIGALEGRESALIRNLCRTLEQVFTHVLVLPCGRRNPSARDNNVIVASDKAWEHLQTFDLAPSELSGTSPRGKILTDADTSVDTDTFS, encoded by the coding sequence ATGAGCAGGGGTACGCGACACGATGGGCTTTGGGACAAGTTCGTCTCTACCCTCGGGCAGCTTGCCCCTTTTGGACGATCTCGCATCGAGCGTGTCGTCGTCCGCTATCCCGAGACACTCTTTGGCCAGGTGGAGATAGTCGACACAAAGAGCAGGGGCAGACGGCCCATACGCATCCTCAAGGTGGACGGCAGCTGGCAGAGCGCGACCTTCTTGGACGATGCCTGGTCGGAGCTCGTCTTTCCCTATCATCTTCTCTACAACACCGCCCTTGCCCGCGTCCACCCCACATCCATTCTCATGCTCGGAGGCGGTGGATATTCCTACCCAAAATACCTTCTCTGTCACCTCGACGATGTGCGCGTGGACGTCGTCGAGGCGGACCCCCTTATCCTTGACATCGCAAGACGTCACTTCTACCTTGATCGAGTCGAACAGCTCGCCCAGCAGGGCAACGGTGCAAGCCGCCTGCGCAGCCTCGTCTGCGACGCGCGAGACTTCCTTGAGCTGGGGGCGCCCGACGATCCTGATGTTTGCTACGACCTCATCCTCAACGACTGCTTTGCCGCCGAGAGGCCCGTGGCGAGCCTCATGACGATCGAAGCATCCCAGCTCATTCACAGACATCTTGCGCAAGGTGGAGCATACCTTGTTAACGTCATCGGCGCCCTCGAGGGCAGGGAATCGGCACTCATCCGCAACCTGTGTCGCACACTCGAGCAGGTGTTCACCCATGTGCTGGTCCTCCCCTGCGGCAGGCGCAATCCCTCTGCCCGCGATAACAACGTCATCGTCGCAAGCGATAAGGCATGGGAGCATCTCCAGACGTTCGATCTCGCGCCCTCTGAGCTAAGCGGCACGTCTCCGAGGGGAAAGATCCTCACCGATGCAGATACCAGTGTCGACACAGACACTTTCTCTTAG
- a CDS encoding PASTA domain-containing protein translates to MREDERAVSNSDPDEDPGDTDVPSPDDGTGAPVNQRPPAHARNGQHFSTNSLEERLPDFDTLGSAPGGNDEGAQASVDAQEMSGDAASEGDIVGETGAFKAADVQTPLLSDTAKQRTNKQSLWRRVPHWVYALVCVIVLAAIGSSIILTGAFGLLTKTELVNVVGMSEEDARSSLEEGGYKVTVKEQETQMESDTGRVIATDPPSGSEVAAGSTITIKVGKSSGQTKPVPNLSGLPEQDALNAIASSNWFVKDDVTYAYSDTVEKGKVISQGPAAGSQKTKGTKVDLVISQGKSPNSGPANNDAAGASVTVPDIIGMPLEDARTLLQGMGLNVQRGDDITNIDATPGTVQGVSPSVGTSVKTGETVTIRIMATR, encoded by the coding sequence ATGAGGGAGGATGAGAGAGCCGTCTCGAACTCAGATCCGGACGAGGACCCAGGCGATACGGACGTCCCGTCCCCAGACGATGGGACGGGCGCCCCTGTCAACCAGCGGCCCCCTGCTCACGCCCGCAACGGGCAGCACTTCTCCACAAACAGCTTGGAGGAGCGACTACCTGATTTCGACACCCTTGGTAGCGCCCCAGGCGGAAACGACGAGGGCGCTCAGGCAAGCGTCGATGCCCAAGAGATGAGCGGCGACGCAGCCTCGGAGGGTGACATCGTTGGCGAGACGGGCGCCTTCAAGGCCGCAGATGTCCAAACCCCCCTGCTCAGTGACACCGCTAAGCAAAGGACGAACAAGCAATCGCTCTGGAGACGTGTGCCGCACTGGGTCTACGCACTTGTCTGCGTCATCGTCCTTGCTGCCATCGGATCAAGCATCATCCTCACCGGCGCCTTTGGCCTGCTCACCAAGACCGAGCTTGTGAATGTTGTCGGCATGAGCGAGGAAGATGCCAGGAGCAGTCTGGAGGAAGGCGGCTACAAGGTAACCGTCAAAGAGCAGGAGACCCAGATGGAGAGTGATACGGGCAGGGTCATCGCCACCGACCCCCCCTCAGGCTCAGAGGTTGCCGCAGGAAGTACCATCACCATCAAGGTCGGGAAGAGTTCAGGCCAGACCAAGCCAGTACCTAACTTAAGCGGCCTCCCTGAGCAGGACGCGCTGAACGCCATCGCATCCTCCAACTGGTTCGTAAAGGATGACGTGACCTATGCCTACTCGGACACGGTCGAGAAGGGCAAGGTCATAAGCCAAGGACCCGCCGCTGGCAGCCAGAAGACCAAGGGAACCAAGGTGGACCTCGTGATCTCACAGGGCAAGAGCCCCAACAGCGGCCCCGCGAACAACGACGCTGCAGGAGCCTCGGTCACCGTGCCAGACATCATCGGTATGCCGCTCGAGGATGCGCGGACGCTGCTTCAGGGCATGGGCCTCAACGTGCAACGCGGAGACGACATCACGAACATCGACGCGACTCCAGGGACGGTTCAGGGCGTCTCTCCCAGCGTAGGCACCAGTGTCAAGACAGGAGAGACCGTCACCATCAGGATTATGGCGACGCGCTAA
- the dtd gene encoding D-aminoacyl-tRNA deacylase, with translation MRVVIQRVRSASVEVAGEVVGSCAQGYLILLGVGHDDDEACAQTLWDKILHLRIFEDETGKVNLSLADVDGEVLVVSQFTLFADCRRGRRPSFTDAAAPSVAKELYEHFCAIAQRDVRHVGRGVFGSNMQVALVNDGPFTICLDSDELTGPRRRGDGTKANE, from the coding sequence ATGAGGGTGGTCATCCAACGCGTGAGGAGTGCCTCGGTCGAGGTGGCGGGCGAGGTCGTGGGAAGCTGCGCGCAGGGATACCTTATCCTGCTTGGCGTGGGGCACGACGATGACGAGGCCTGCGCCCAGACGCTCTGGGACAAGATCCTGCACCTGCGTATCTTTGAGGACGAGACGGGCAAGGTCAACCTCTCGCTCGCCGACGTCGATGGGGAGGTGCTCGTCGTGAGCCAGTTCACGCTCTTTGCCGACTGTCGGCGTGGACGCAGGCCAAGCTTTACGGACGCTGCGGCCCCAAGCGTAGCCAAGGAACTCTACGAACACTTCTGCGCCATCGCGCAGAGGGATGTCCGCCATGTGGGACGCGGTGTTTTTGGGTCGAACATGCAGGTTGCGCTCGTGAACGACGGACCTTTCACCATCTGCCTTGACAGCGACGAGCTCACAGGTCCGCGCAGGAGGGGAGATGGCACGAAGGCCAACGAGTGA
- a CDS encoding PTS sugar transporter subunit IIA: MSDFVKASDVYLDNAASTVDEALDFLSEKAVEAGYAPDKQAVLDAFKAREAEGTTGMMEGFAIPHAKSDAISKAAVIVVKFAGDVAWDSMDKKPINVAIALCIPGAEAGTTHLKILSDVAVLLMNEKFRSEVRAATDGATIAKIINDGLK; encoded by the coding sequence ATGAGCGATTTTGTTAAGGCATCAGACGTTTATTTGGACAATGCCGCCTCGACGGTGGACGAGGCGTTGGACTTTCTGTCCGAGAAAGCTGTCGAGGCCGGATATGCGCCTGACAAGCAGGCGGTTCTCGACGCCTTCAAGGCTCGTGAGGCCGAGGGGACCACGGGCATGATGGAGGGCTTCGCGATTCCCCATGCGAAGTCTGACGCCATCAGTAAGGCGGCCGTGATCGTTGTCAAGTTTGCCGGTGACGTTGCGTGGGATTCTATGGATAAGAAGCCTATTAACGTCGCGATTGCACTGTGCATCCCAGGGGCTGAGGCTGGTACCACACACTTGAAAATTCTCTCCGACGTCGCTGTCCTGCTCATGAACGAGAAGTTCCGCTCTGAGGTTCGTGCGGCCACAGACGGTGCGACCATCGCCAAGATCATCAACGACGGCCTTAAGTAG
- the pepI gene encoding proline iminopeptidase, translating to MHVVEEWQPYLDYKIYVRIVEPDRPARRATPLVLLHGGPGSTHNYFELLDPLADLDGRKIVMYDQIGCGRSWDDSMAGHPDLWQAKTWLGELTALRTQLELEHLHLLGQSWGGMLAIMYLCDLRPRGVHSLVLSSTLASASLWSEEGHRRLRYLPEGERRTFLQAEATGDFDTSEFRAAETHYMRLFSTDPVSELGPDAPECLTRPKRSGRESYVTAWGDNELMPSGTLAGYEYADRLGELDLPTLVVSGTQDLCSPLVAKQMADALPRARWELFTNCRHLCFAEDTPRYLRLLSHWLSEFD from the coding sequence ATGCATGTTGTTGAGGAATGGCAACCCTACCTGGACTACAAGATCTACGTTCGCATAGTCGAGCCGGATAGGCCCGCCCGAAGGGCCACACCGCTCGTGCTTCTCCATGGCGGCCCCGGCTCGACCCACAACTACTTCGAACTCTTGGATCCGCTCGCGGACCTCGATGGGCGAAAGATAGTCATGTACGACCAGATCGGCTGCGGACGCTCGTGGGACGACTCCATGGCAGGCCACCCCGACCTCTGGCAGGCTAAGACCTGGCTAGGTGAGCTCACTGCCCTGCGAACGCAGCTGGAGCTCGAGCACCTGCACCTCTTGGGTCAATCCTGGGGTGGCATGCTCGCCATCATGTACCTCTGCGACCTGAGGCCTCGCGGCGTGCACTCCCTGGTCCTCTCGAGCACGCTCGCCTCAGCGAGCCTCTGGAGCGAAGAGGGCCACAGGCGGCTGCGCTACCTACCCGAGGGCGAGCGGCGCACGTTCTTACAGGCCGAGGCCACAGGAGACTTCGACACGTCGGAGTTTCGCGCCGCAGAGACGCACTACATGAGGCTCTTCTCAACAGACCCGGTAAGCGAGCTGGGGCCAGATGCTCCCGAGTGCCTGACGCGCCCCAAGCGATCGGGGCGCGAGTCATACGTGACCGCCTGGGGAGACAACGAGCTCATGCCCTCGGGCACCCTCGCTGGCTACGAGTATGCCGATCGCCTCGGCGAGTTGGACCTCCCCACACTGGTCGTCAGCGGCACGCAGGATCTCTGCTCGCCGCTTGTCGCCAAGCAGATGGCAGATGCCCTTCCCCGTGCACGCTGGGAGCTCTTCACTAACTGCCGCCACCTCTGCTTTGCCGAGGACACGCCCCGCTACCTGAGGCTGCTCAGCCATTGGCTCAGTGAGTTCGACTGA
- a CDS encoding carboxypeptidase M32, giving the protein MDKSTEATPQDMPDPNERAADDAGTKTPDPTSAPTARRPATDGPRASSATSPSGMPRRPAHAAITNPKADIEALNNLEHHLYAHRYARIGLECYGPSIDPSAATSDRGEALAVLEEEDQALLCSPETGALLDRLSGLGHLLSEMQELQIKILQRDREQHLGVPVELQANFSRLVTKSSDVWRRAKATSDWYYFEPYLDRVVAAARKVALARRPDADPYDTWLDNFEHGTDRAFYDELFSTIKDCVVPLLTAIREKGTQPSRTVVAGKFDKRRQWELANDLMKLEGLAPNRVLLVSAEHPYSDALTTNYAIIACHIHENDICSNVFTMLHEGGHALYELGVNPDYNYSSLKGGTSSGMHESQSRFFENYIGRSRAFAGPLIRVMADHFKGQLGRVTPNQLHLATNRAEGTAVRTEADELSYPIHILIRYEIEQLLFSGECVARDVPRIWNAKYKEYLGVNVHGDAQGALQDTHWASGLFGYFPTYAFGGAIGAQLRAQMIKEGMDWEGVLSSGKLTPIHDWLRQHIWRYGRSKDAGELIMDACKEPFSTSYYTDYLTKKFSALYGL; this is encoded by the coding sequence ATGGACAAGAGTACCGAGGCAACCCCCCAAGACATGCCAGACCCAAACGAGAGGGCCGCAGATGACGCCGGCACAAAGACGCCCGACCCCACAAGCGCGCCAACCGCCCGCAGGCCGGCGACAGACGGTCCGCGCGCCTCGTCAGCCACAAGCCCGAGCGGTATGCCCAGGCGTCCCGCCCATGCCGCCATCACCAACCCGAAGGCCGACATCGAGGCGCTCAACAACTTGGAGCATCACCTCTACGCCCACCGCTACGCGCGCATCGGCCTCGAGTGCTACGGACCTTCCATCGACCCCTCTGCGGCGACGAGCGACCGAGGGGAGGCGCTCGCCGTCCTCGAGGAGGAGGATCAGGCCCTTCTCTGCTCGCCCGAGACGGGAGCGCTCCTCGACAGGCTCTCGGGCCTAGGACACCTCCTCAGCGAGATGCAGGAACTTCAGATCAAGATCCTGCAGCGCGATCGTGAGCAGCACCTGGGCGTGCCCGTCGAGCTCCAAGCGAACTTCTCGCGCCTGGTAACCAAGTCGTCCGACGTGTGGCGCCGGGCCAAGGCGACGAGCGACTGGTACTACTTTGAGCCCTACCTCGATCGCGTCGTGGCTGCGGCGAGGAAGGTCGCCCTCGCCCGTAGACCCGACGCAGACCCCTACGACACCTGGCTCGACAACTTCGAGCACGGGACAGACCGCGCCTTCTATGATGAGCTCTTCTCCACAATCAAAGACTGCGTCGTCCCGCTCCTCACCGCGATCCGCGAGAAGGGGACGCAGCCCTCGCGGACGGTCGTCGCAGGCAAGTTCGACAAGAGGCGGCAGTGGGAGCTTGCCAACGACCTCATGAAGCTCGAGGGGCTCGCTCCTAACCGGGTGCTGCTCGTGTCCGCCGAGCATCCCTACTCAGACGCCCTCACGACCAACTATGCCATCATAGCCTGCCACATCCACGAGAACGACATCTGCTCCAACGTGTTCACGATGCTGCACGAGGGGGGCCACGCCCTCTACGAGCTGGGCGTCAACCCCGACTACAACTACAGCTCGCTCAAGGGCGGCACCTCCTCGGGCATGCACGAGAGCCAGTCGCGCTTCTTCGAGAACTACATAGGACGCTCCCGCGCCTTCGCAGGTCCACTGATCAGGGTCATGGCCGATCACTTCAAGGGTCAGCTCGGCCGTGTGACGCCCAACCAGCTCCATCTTGCGACCAACCGTGCCGAGGGAACGGCCGTGCGCACCGAGGCCGACGAACTCAGCTACCCGATCCACATACTCATACGCTACGAGATAGAGCAGCTGCTCTTTTCCGGCGAGTGCGTCGCGAGGGACGTACCCCGCATCTGGAACGCAAAGTACAAGGAATACCTGGGAGTCAACGTCCACGGCGACGCTCAGGGTGCCCTGCAGGACACGCACTGGGCAAGCGGGCTCTTTGGCTACTTTCCCACCTACGCCTTCGGCGGTGCCATCGGGGCGCAGCTGCGCGCCCAGATGATCAAGGAGGGCATGGACTGGGAGGGGGTGCTCTCGAGCGGCAAGCTCACGCCCATCCACGACTGGCTCCGCCAGCACATCTGGCGCTATGGCCGCTCAAAGGACGCCGGCGAGCTCATCATGGACGCCTGCAAAGAGCCCTTCTCGACGAGCTACTACACCGACTACCTCACCAAGAAGTTCTCGGCCCTCTACGGCCTGTAG
- a CDS encoding ROK family protein: MAGKDGCVLGIDVGGTSIKAGLMTVGGEILDTTKIPTGEIVSDAAYQEITNGLSTLVASAGYTGSDVVALGLDVPGPVDDQGRVGFFANIELDPDGLRSALLEAFPASRLAFVNDANAAALGELWKGSAKGIGSFALVTLGTGVGGGIVIGGKLVSGAFGAGGEIGHITVKPEGEERACGCGRHGCLEQYASAKGLVWLYRQECRRQGVEGVKVEHDTDTLSVFAALKAGDECAETAVIKMCEYLGYALAQLSVIIDPAVFLIGGGVAGAFDAFSNKLAASFRAHCLSTSSAARILPCSLGNKAGMYGAAYAGLQEAGLA; this comes from the coding sequence ATGGCTGGCAAGGACGGGTGTGTGCTTGGCATAGATGTGGGCGGGACCTCCATCAAGGCGGGCCTGATGACGGTGGGGGGTGAGATCCTGGACACGACCAAGATACCCACCGGTGAGATCGTGAGTGACGCCGCCTACCAGGAGATCACCAATGGTCTCTCCACCTTGGTCGCGAGCGCGGGGTACACGGGGTCGGACGTCGTTGCGTTGGGCCTCGACGTGCCGGGACCTGTGGACGACCAAGGTCGCGTGGGCTTCTTTGCCAACATAGAGCTGGATCCTGATGGATTGAGATCGGCCCTTTTGGAGGCGTTTCCCGCATCGAGGCTCGCCTTCGTGAACGACGCCAATGCTGCCGCCCTCGGCGAGCTCTGGAAGGGCTCGGCCAAGGGCATCGGCAGCTTTGCGCTCGTGACCTTGGGCACCGGCGTTGGCGGCGGCATCGTCATCGGCGGCAAGCTCGTCTCTGGTGCGTTTGGCGCGGGGGGCGAGATAGGCCACATCACCGTCAAGCCGGAAGGGGAGGAGCGTGCCTGCGGCTGTGGACGGCATGGCTGCCTGGAGCAGTACGCCTCGGCAAAGGGCCTCGTGTGGCTCTACCGCCAGGAATGCAGAAGGCAGGGGGTCGAGGGGGTCAAGGTCGAGCACGACACAGATACGCTCTCAGTGTTTGCCGCGCTCAAGGCCGGTGATGAGTGCGCCGAGACGGCGGTGATCAAGATGTGCGAGTATCTCGGCTACGCGCTCGCACAGCTCTCGGTCATCATCGACCCGGCCGTCTTTTTGATCGGAGGGGGTGTGGCAGGCGCGTTCGACGCGTTCTCGAACAAGCTTGCGGCGAGCTTCCGCGCGCACTGCCTGTCGACCTCGTCTGCCGCGCGTATCCTGCCCTGTAGCCTAGGGAACAAGGCGGGCATGTATGGGGCGGCGTATGCGGGGCTCCAGGAGGCGGGTCTGGCTTAG
- the hcp gene encoding hydroxylamine reductase: MDQKMFCFQCEQTAKGIGCTGNAGVCGKSFEVAIDQDELTGALVGLSRTCKAAGRRSKRADELIVDSLFTCVTNVDFNEVTVRALVEQVRAEKERLAAAAGISAADDLLLGTVWTDDEDIRSLKSLVLFGLRGMAAYAFHARVLGRTDEGVQQFFVDALAALGETGSVDTLLPLVLKVGEVNYTVMAMLDEANTGTYGTPEPTEVSLTIEKGPFIVVTGHDLHDLELLLKQTEGTGVNVYTHGEMLPANAYPGLKKYAHLKGNFGTAWQNQRKEFDGVPGAFLFTTNCLMPPKRSYADRIFTTEQVSFPEMVHISATEDGSKDFSPVIEKAKELGGYAENHTMSGINGGHTVTTGFGHGAVLSVADKIVEAVKSGQIKHFFLVGGCDGAKPGRNYYTQLVEQAPADTVILTLACGKYRFNDLDLGTIGGIPRLLDVGQCNDAYGAIQIALALSKAFDCAVNDLPLSFVLSWYEQKAVCVLLTLLYLGITDIKLGPTLPAFVSPGVLEVLVEKFGIGPIASPEADLAQLLA, encoded by the coding sequence ATGGATCAGAAGATGTTTTGTTTTCAGTGCGAGCAGACTGCCAAAGGCATTGGTTGCACAGGCAATGCCGGCGTATGTGGCAAGTCGTTTGAGGTGGCAATTGACCAAGATGAGCTGACGGGCGCCCTCGTGGGTCTGTCCCGTACCTGCAAGGCCGCTGGCAGGCGCAGCAAGCGTGCCGATGAGCTCATCGTTGACAGCCTGTTTACCTGTGTCACTAACGTTGACTTCAATGAGGTGACCGTCAGGGCCCTCGTCGAGCAGGTTCGTGCCGAGAAGGAGCGCCTTGCTGCGGCCGCAGGCATTTCCGCTGCAGACGATCTGCTGCTTGGTACCGTCTGGACAGATGACGAGGACATTCGTTCACTCAAGTCGCTCGTCCTCTTTGGCCTGCGGGGCATGGCCGCCTATGCCTTCCATGCCCGCGTACTTGGTCGCACGGACGAGGGAGTGCAACAGTTCTTCGTAGACGCGCTCGCTGCCCTCGGCGAAACGGGCAGCGTCGATACGCTGTTGCCGCTCGTGCTCAAGGTAGGTGAGGTCAACTATACGGTCATGGCGATGCTCGATGAGGCAAACACTGGAACCTACGGTACCCCTGAGCCCACTGAGGTCTCTCTCACCATCGAGAAGGGTCCCTTTATCGTCGTGACTGGGCACGACCTCCATGACCTTGAGCTCTTGCTCAAGCAAACCGAGGGTACAGGCGTCAACGTATACACGCACGGCGAGATGCTGCCTGCCAATGCCTATCCTGGTCTCAAGAAGTACGCACATCTCAAGGGCAACTTTGGCACTGCCTGGCAGAACCAGCGAAAGGAGTTCGATGGCGTTCCGGGCGCCTTCCTCTTTACGACTAACTGCCTCATGCCACCTAAGCGCTCCTATGCGGATCGCATCTTCACGACCGAGCAGGTCTCCTTCCCCGAGATGGTGCACATCTCTGCCACCGAGGACGGCTCAAAGGACTTCTCACCCGTTATCGAGAAGGCCAAGGAGCTCGGTGGTTACGCCGAGAATCATACGATGAGCGGCATCAACGGTGGCCATACCGTCACGACGGGCTTCGGCCATGGCGCGGTCCTCTCTGTGGCCGACAAGATCGTCGAGGCCGTAAAGAGCGGACAGATCAAGCACTTCTTCTTGGTTGGCGGCTGTGACGGTGCCAAGCCTGGCCGCAACTACTACACCCAGCTCGTGGAGCAGGCACCTGCCGACACCGTCATCCTGACCCTTGCCTGCGGCAAGTATCGTTTCAATGACCTTGATCTTGGCACGATCGGCGGCATCCCCCGCCTGCTTGACGTCGGACAGTGCAATGACGCTTACGGGGCTATCCAAATTGCGCTTGCGCTGTCCAAGGCCTTCGATTGCGCCGTCAATGACCTGCCCCTCTCCTTCGTTCTCTCTTGGTATGAGCAGAAGGCCGTGTGCGTGTTGCTCACCTTGCTCTACCTGGGGATCACAGACATCAAGCTCGGGCCGACGCTTCCCGCCTTCGTGAGTCCTGGTGTACTCGAGGTGCTTGTGGAGAAGTTTGGTATCGGCCCCATAGCCTCGCCCGAGGCCGATCTCGCCCAACTGTTGGCATAG
- the nagA gene encoding N-acetylglucosamine-6-phosphate deacetylase, whose product MAHKPFCIKSDHLVLPGGAVFAGYLPILDGVFLPVAREAPEDMEVIDRSGCWVAPGYVDTHVHGFMGHDVMDCDARGVDAASVGLARRGTTSWVPTTLTQPSEQIRAACASVYEARCARGDDFMGARIEGIFLEGPFFTKKHAGAQNPAHMTDPDVGLFCEWQDAAHGLICKSSLAPEREGSPRYCATLKEMGVVAALGHSAATYEEGLAAVAAGATVFVHVFNGMDEFGHRAPGLVGLAMTTPTTFAELICDGLHVAPAAIKALVAAKGWQHVAIISDCLRCGGMPEGDYILGDLPIRVEGGLARLVGGDGETGNIAGSTTTIAQEAKNLMDWGIVTAEQAIRMGSEIPAVSCGIDDGCGLILPGRVADLNVLSASLTVEETYLGGRLVA is encoded by the coding sequence ATGGCACATAAGCCGTTCTGCATCAAATCAGACCACCTCGTCCTTCCGGGGGGTGCGGTGTTTGCGGGTTACCTGCCTATCTTGGACGGCGTCTTCCTGCCGGTGGCACGAGAGGCTCCCGAGGATATGGAGGTCATCGATCGCAGCGGCTGCTGGGTCGCCCCGGGCTACGTGGACACGCACGTCCATGGCTTCATGGGCCATGATGTGATGGATTGCGACGCTCGTGGTGTGGACGCCGCGAGCGTCGGGCTTGCCCGCAGGGGCACCACGAGCTGGGTTCCCACGACGCTCACCCAGCCGAGCGAGCAGATCCGCGCCGCCTGCGCGAGCGTGTACGAGGCGAGGTGCGCCCGAGGCGACGACTTCATGGGCGCACGTATAGAGGGCATCTTCCTGGAGGGTCCCTTCTTCACAAAGAAGCATGCCGGTGCGCAGAACCCGGCGCACATGACCGATCCTGACGTGGGACTCTTCTGCGAGTGGCAGGACGCGGCCCATGGCCTCATCTGCAAGAGTTCTCTTGCACCCGAGCGCGAGGGTTCTCCTCGCTATTGCGCCACCCTTAAGGAGATGGGCGTCGTGGCTGCACTCGGTCACTCGGCCGCGACGTATGAGGAGGGTCTGGCGGCAGTCGCGGCGGGGGCGACGGTCTTCGTCCACGTCTTCAACGGCATGGACGAGTTTGGACATCGTGCGCCCGGCCTCGTTGGTCTGGCGATGACGACGCCGACGACCTTCGCCGAGCTCATCTGTGACGGTCTGCACGTCGCTCCTGCGGCCATCAAGGCACTCGTCGCCGCGAAGGGCTGGCAGCACGTGGCCATTATCTCGGACTGCCTGCGCTGCGGCGGGATGCCCGAGGGCGACTATATCCTCGGAGACCTGCCCATTCGCGTGGAGGGGGGTCTTGCTCGCCTTGTGGGCGGTGATGGGGAGACGGGAAATATCGCGGGCTCCACCACCACCATCGCGCAGGAGGCAAAGAACCTCATGGACTGGGGCATCGTCACTGCGGAGCAGGCCATACGCATGGGAAGCGAGATTCCGGCCGTGTCCTGCGGCATCGATGACGGCTGCGGCCTCATTCTGCCCGGCCGTGTCGCCGACCTCAACGTGCTGTCCGCCAGCCTCACGGTAGAGGAGACCTACCTGGGCGGCAGGCTGGTGGCGTAG